A genomic stretch from Hemicordylus capensis ecotype Gifberg chromosome 1, rHemCap1.1.pri, whole genome shotgun sequence includes:
- the DSE gene encoding dermatan-sulfate epimerase isoform X2, whose protein sequence is MYETSYRRGWGFQYLHNHQPTNCVALLAGSLVLMNQGYLQEAYLWTKQVLNIMEKSMVLLQEITDGSLYEGVAYGSYTTRSLFQYMFLVQRHFDINHFSHPWLKQHFAFMYRTVLPGFQRTVAIADSNYNWFYGPESQLVFLDRFVMRNGSGNWLADQIRRNRVLEGPGTPSKGQRWCTLHTEFLWYDASLGFIPPPDYGIPKLHYFEDWGVVTYGSALPAEINRPFLSFKSGKLGGRAIYDIVHQNKYKDWIKGWRNFNAGHEHPDQNSFTFAPNGVPFITEALYGPKYTFLNNVLMFSPAVSKSCFYPWEGQVTEDCSSKWLKYKHDLAADSQGRVVAAMERRGIIFIRGEGVGAYNPKLKLKSLQRNLLLIHPQLLLLVDQIHLEDDSSLEMATSFFHNVDVPFEETVIDDVHGAFIRQRDGMYKMFWMDDTGYSEKAVVASRMYPRGYPYNGTNYVNVTTHLRIPITRTVYLFIGPSVDVQSFNVHGDSQQLDVFITTSEHAYAVYLWTGEDKSHSVFAHVIADRQKIVFDRASAIRSYPVSEVRDYTGIVEQNLQHFKPVFQLLEKQILSRVRNTDSFRKTAERLLRFSDKRQTEEAIDRIFAISQQQQQGKAKRNRKVAKSYKFVDTGPDIFAQIEVNERKVRQKAQSLAQNELPVNEDEEMKDLLDFADITYGKHKNGMSIKGRSGLAQMLATARSSAPSMSASYTRLFLILNIVIFFVMLAMQLTWFQKAKSLHGQRCLYAVLLIDSCILLWLYSSCSQSQC, encoded by the exons ATGTATGAAACATCATATAGGCGTGGATGGGGTTTCCAGTACCTACATAACCATCAGCCTACCAACTGTGTGGCCTTGTTGGCAGGAAGCCTGGTTCTCATGAATCAAG GTTATCTTCAGGAAGCATACTTGTGGACTAAGCAAGTCCTAAATATAATGGAGAAGTCTATGGTACTGCTTCAAGAAATAACAGATGGATCCCTATACGAAGGAGTAGCTTACGGCAGCTACACCACCAGATCTCTTTTCCAATACATGTTCCTTGTCCAAAGGCACTTTGACATTAACCACTTTAGTCACCCCTGGCTTAAACAACATTTTGCATTTATGTATAGGACGGTTCTACCAG GATTCCAAAGGACTGTTGCTATTGCAGACTCCAACTACAACTGGTTTTATGGGCCAGAGAGCCAGCTGGTATTCCTAGACAGATTTGTTATGCGCAATGGTAGTGGAAACTGGTTAGCCGATCAGATCAGGAGGAACCGAGTGTTGGAAGGACCAGGGACACCATCCAAAGGACAGCGTTGGTGCACTCTTCACACTGAATTTCTTTG gtatgATGCTAGCCTGGGTTTCATACCTCCACCAGATTATGGCATTCCAAAACTGCATTATTTTGAGGACTGGGGAGTTGTAACATATGGAAGTGCGCTGCCCGCTGAAATCAATAGACCTTTCCTCTCCTTCAAATCAGGAAAGCTGGGAGGACGTGCAATATATGATATTGTTCATCAGAATAAGTACAAAGACTGGATCAAAGGCTGGAGAAATTTCAATGCTGGTCATGAACACCCTGATCAGAACTCCTTTACTTTTGCCCCTAATGGCGTACCTTTCATAACAGAAGCTCTGTATGGACCCAAGTACACATTTTTAAATAATGTGCTGATGTTTTCTCCAGCTGTGTCAAAGAGCTGCTTCTACCCCTGGGAAGGGCAAGTTACTGAAGACTGTTCATCAAAGTGGTTGAAATATAAGCATGACCTGGCTGCAGATTCCCAAGGGAGGGTGGTTGCTGCCATGGAAAGAAGAGGGATCATCTTTATTAGAGGTGAAGGAGTGGGTGCATACAACCCCAAATTAAAGTTGAAAAGCCTCCAAAGAAACCTACtgcttatccatccccagctccTCTTGCTAGTGGACCAAATACATCTTGAGGATGATAGCTCCTTGGAGATGGCAACTAGCTTTTTCCACAATGTGGATGTGCCTTTTGAAGAAACTGTAATTGATGATGTCCATGGGGCATTTATTAGGCAACGAGATGGGATGTATAAGATGTTCTGGATGGATGACACTGGTTACAGTGAGAAAGCTGTGGTTGCCTCAAGAATGTATCCCAGAGGCTATCCTTACAATGGAACAAACTACGTGAATGTCACAACTCACCTGCGCATCCCAATCACCAGAACTGTGTATCTCTTCATTGGACCTTCTGTAGATGTACAAAGCTTCAATGTCCATGGGGATTCTCAGCAATTGGATGTTTTCATAACAACCAGTGAGCATGCCTATGCTGTTTACTTGTGGACTGGAGAGGATAAAAGCCACTCTGTCTTTGCCCACGTTATCGCAGACCGTCAAAAAATTGTCTTTGACCGAGCCTCTGCCATTAGGAGTTATCCAGTGTCAGAGGTAAGGGATTACACTGGCATAGTGGAACAGAACCTTCAGCATTTCAAGCCAGTCTTCCAGCTGCTAGAGAAGCAGATCCTTTCCCGTGTACGGAACACAGACAGCTTCCGGAAGACTGCTGAGCGCTTGCTGCGGTTTTCAGATAAAAGACAGACAGAGGAGGCAATTGACAGGATATTTGCAatttcgcagcagcagcagcaaggcaaagcaaagaggAACAGAAAGGTAGCTAAAAGCTATAAGTTTGTTGATACTGGCCCTGACATTTTTGCACAGATTGAAGTCAACGAAAGAAAAGTTCGGCAGAAGGCACAGAGTTTGGCTCAAAATGAATTGCCTGTGAATGAAGATGAGGAAATGAAAGATCTGCTGGATTTTGCAGATATCACTTATGGGAAACACAAAAATGGCATGTCAATCAAAGGCCGATCTGGTCTTGCACAAATGTTGGCAACTGCTCGAAGTAGTGCCCCCTCAATGTCAGCATCTTATACCCGACTTTTCCTCATCCTGAACATTGTTATCTTCTTTGTCATGCTGGCAATGCAGCTGACTTGGTTCCAGAAGGCCAAAAGCCTGCATGGCCAAAGATGTCTTTATGCAGTCTTGCTGATTGACAGCTGTATATTATTGTGGCTTTATTCTTCTTGCTCCCAGTCACAGTGTTAG